TAAGTATAGTGCAGTGCGTTTTCAGCAACTGATTCTCTATGCCAATCAAGTCGGGGGAAATGATGATTTAATTTTTGATGGTAGAAGTTTTGCTTTGAATCGTCAGGGTGAAATAGTCTGTCGTGCCTGTGGTTTTGAAGAGGATTTGAGAGTTGTGGAATTTGATGAGGTGCAACGAGATTTGCACTCAGGTTCTATAGCACCAGAATATGAATCTCAAGATGAGGAAATTTGGCACGCTTTGGTTTTAGGATTGCGAGATTATGTTCGTAAGTGTGGCTTTTCTAAAGTTGTGCTGGGTTTAAGTGGTGGAATAGATTCTTCATTGGTGGCGGCTGTTGCTACCGCAGCATTGCGTAAAGAAAATGTCCTCGGTATCCTGATGCCTTCGCCCTACAGTTCTGAGCATTCTATCAGCGATGCTTTGGCATTAGCAGAAAATCTTGGTATGAAAACTCATATCCTACAGATAGGGGAGTTAATGCAAGGCTATGACGAAACGTTAGCTGAGTTATTTGCCCGAACAGAGTTTGGACTGGCAGAGGAAAATATTCAATCCCGGATTAGGGGCAATTTATTGATGGCAATTTCTAATAAATTTGGCCATCTGTTGCTATCGACTGGTAATAAGTCAGAAATGGCAGTTGGTTACTGCACTCTTTACGGCGATATGAATGGGGGTTTGGCGGTGATTGCTGATGTGCCCAAAACCCGCGTTTATTCGATTTGCCATTGGTTAAATCGCAATGATGAAGTTATCCCACAAAATGTTTTAACCAAACCACCCAGCGCCGAACTCAAACCCGGTCAACTTGACCAAGACTCGCTACCGTCTTACGAGGTTTTGGACGACATATTGCAACGGTTGATTCACGATTACCAATCTCCAGAACAAATTATCGCTGCAGGTCATTACCCAGAAATAGTAAACCGAGTGACTAATTTGGTGGTGCGTGCGGAGTTTAAGCGACGACAAGCACCCCCCGGATTGAAAATTACGGTTCGCGCCTTCGGAACTGGTTGGCGAATGCCTATTGCTAGTAAATGGGCGTCTTTGCAATTCAAAATTCAAAAAAAGATTCAACCTGTTTGAATGAGCGAATCTTGAATGTTTGAGAAGGAAGATCCCTACTGGATTTACAATTCTTTGATGGTGTAAAAAGTATTGCTCAAATTATGGCGAATCAAACTCCAATCCCTGTTGTTGTCATTGGTGCTGCGGGCAAAATGGGTCGCGAGGTCATCAAAGCGGTGACGCAAGCAGCAGATATGAATCTTGTAGGTGCGATTGATACAACAGCTGAATATCAAGGTCAGGATGCAGGGGAACTGGCGGGTTTAAGTGAACCTTTGGAAATTCCAATTACCAATCAATTGGAACCGATGCTGGCGTTTGCATCTCAAGGAAAACAGCTAGGGGTGATGGTAGATTTTACGCATCCGAGTTCAGTGTATGACAATGTTCGTAGTGCGATCGCCTATGGTCTTCGTCCGGTTGTGGGTACCACTGGCTTAAGTCCAGAACAAATTCAAGATTTAGCAGAATTTGCTGATAAGGCAAGTACGGGGTGTTTAATTATTCCCAACTTTTCTATTGGTATGGTACTACTCCAACAAGCAGCAGTTGCGGCTTCTCAACATTTCGACCACGTGGAAATTATTGAACTGCATCACAACCAAAAAGCTGATGCCCCCAGCGGGACAGCAATTCAAACTGCTCAGATGTTAGCAGAAATAGGTAAAACATATAACCAGTCTCTTGTGGAAGAAACGGAGAAATTACCAGGAGCACGAGGTAGTCAAGCCGAGGAAGGCGTTAGAATTCATAGTGTGCGTTTACCAGGACTGATTGCGCATCAAGAAGTTATTTTTGGTGCAGCGGGTCAAATTTATACTTTGAGACATGATACGAGCGATCGCGCTTGCTATATGCCAGGAGTATTACTAGCAATTCGCAAAGTCCTCCAGTTAAAGTCGTTAGTATATGGATTAGAAAAAATTCTTTAACAGTGAACAGTGAACAGTAAACAGTGAACAGTAAACAGTGAACAAGGGGTGGACGAGTCCGTTTCGTACCTGATAACTGGTACTGCGTACGTAGCTGATAACTGGTAACTGGTAACTGGTAACTGATAACTGATTTAAAATACCTAGCACTCACCACTTACAACACAGCACTCATGATCGTCCCATTAACTCGCCAGAAATTTGAACAACTCATTCCCCTGATTGCCACTGGTCCGCAGTACAAATACTACTGGGGGAAATTTCCAGACTTTTTACAACGGCTGCTGATTTCTGTCGTGGCAGTAGCTGTTGTTTTCGTGATTAAAGTCGTTCTGCGGGTTGATTTTGGTGGAATCATCTTTTTGCTCGGGCTAATTGGTGCCCTTTACTGGCTGTGGGGACCAGTGTTTTGGGCGAGTATGCGGAATGTGAAAAGCCGTCGTTGTAAGTACAGCGGTTTTCTCCGTGGTCGAGTGCTGGATTATTGGATTGCAGAAGAGTTAATGGGTAAACAGGAAACCGTTGATAACAAAGGCGATTTGGTGATTGTCGAAAACCGAGAAAAACGCATTCACTTAGA
This portion of the Brasilonema sennae CENA114 genome encodes:
- a CDS encoding NAD+ synthase; its protein translation is MKIAIAQLNPTIGDLPGNSQKILDAARKAVAEGARLLLTPELSLCGYPPRDLLLNPSFVQAMEIALEQLAQDLPPELAVLVGTVEENVKAHKTGGKSLFNSIALLERGKVKQIFHKCLLPTYDVFDENRYFEPGSEASYFTLDDIRIGVTICEDLWNDEEFWGKRSYVTNPIADLTILGVDLIVNLSASPYSAGKQKSREAMLKYSAVRFQQLILYANQVGGNDDLIFDGRSFALNRQGEIVCRACGFEEDLRVVEFDEVQRDLHSGSIAPEYESQDEEIWHALVLGLRDYVRKCGFSKVVLGLSGGIDSSLVAAVATAALRKENVLGILMPSPYSSEHSISDALALAENLGMKTHILQIGELMQGYDETLAELFARTEFGLAEENIQSRIRGNLLMAISNKFGHLLLSTGNKSEMAVGYCTLYGDMNGGLAVIADVPKTRVYSICHWLNRNDEVIPQNVLTKPPSAELKPGQLDQDSLPSYEVLDDILQRLIHDYQSPEQIIAAGHYPEIVNRVTNLVVRAEFKRRQAPPGLKITVRAFGTGWRMPIASKWASLQFKIQKKIQPV
- a CDS encoding phosphate ABC transporter permease; translated protein: MIVPLTRQKFEQLIPLIATGPQYKYYWGKFPDFLQRLLISVVAVAVVFVIKVVLRVDFGGIIFLLGLIGALYWLWGPVFWASMRNVKSRRCKYSGFLRGRVLDYWIAEELMGKQETVDNKGDLVIVENREKRIHLEIGDDTGFTAEYKAPLRSAYKVIARGQRAELLVMSNRPDLSSIDEISDIYIPSRDLWVSDYPSIRRDFFTEVSSRLRRDEEDERPRRRRRRVER
- the dapB gene encoding 4-hydroxy-tetrahydrodipicolinate reductase, with the translated sequence MANQTPIPVVVIGAAGKMGREVIKAVTQAADMNLVGAIDTTAEYQGQDAGELAGLSEPLEIPITNQLEPMLAFASQGKQLGVMVDFTHPSSVYDNVRSAIAYGLRPVVGTTGLSPEQIQDLAEFADKASTGCLIIPNFSIGMVLLQQAAVAASQHFDHVEIIELHHNQKADAPSGTAIQTAQMLAEIGKTYNQSLVEETEKLPGARGSQAEEGVRIHSVRLPGLIAHQEVIFGAAGQIYTLRHDTSDRACYMPGVLLAIRKVLQLKSLVYGLEKIL